The Phenylobacterium koreense genome window below encodes:
- a CDS encoding DNA polymerase III subunit delta', producing MAEAAPHPREVFDLIGHQAAEAAFEEARGRGRLHHAWLLTGTEGVGKATFAYRAARRLLGAPLEPAYGVLGSSPEHPVSRQIIARSHPDLMVLERIGEDGKVRKTIPVDEARKLTDFFSKSPASAPHRVAIIDAADDLNVNAANAVLKTLEEPPPRGVILLVSHSPGGLLPTIRSRCRRLTFGALPEEEVVAFVSSRTTANEEDAIRLARMSKGAPGKALALALAGAVGVDDAAKELLQSMPAIDEALAQALADRFRGGEGAAQFNLLFERLAERVHAHVVRLAAEGYGGLDRWASAWEMLQRLPREVEAVNLDRADAFFTALAELRALTRA from the coding sequence GTGGCTGAGGCCGCGCCGCATCCGCGCGAGGTCTTCGACCTCATCGGCCACCAGGCCGCCGAGGCCGCCTTCGAGGAGGCCAGGGGCCGCGGCCGACTGCATCACGCCTGGCTGCTGACCGGAACCGAGGGTGTCGGCAAGGCGACATTCGCCTATCGCGCCGCCCGTCGCCTGCTCGGCGCTCCGCTTGAGCCTGCCTATGGCGTCCTGGGATCCTCGCCCGAGCATCCGGTGAGCCGTCAGATCATCGCCCGCTCGCACCCGGATCTCATGGTGTTGGAGCGCATCGGCGAGGACGGCAAGGTCCGCAAGACCATCCCCGTGGACGAGGCCCGCAAGCTGACCGACTTCTTCTCGAAGTCCCCGGCCTCCGCGCCGCATCGCGTGGCCATAATCGACGCGGCCGACGATCTGAACGTCAACGCCGCCAACGCCGTGCTGAAGACCCTGGAGGAGCCGCCGCCGCGGGGGGTGATCCTGCTGGTCTCGCACTCTCCGGGCGGCCTTCTGCCGACCATCCGCTCCCGCTGCCGCCGCCTGACCTTCGGGGCCTTGCCTGAGGAAGAGGTCGTGGCTTTCGTCTCCTCGCGCACGACCGCCAACGAGGAAGACGCGATTCGCCTGGCCCGCATGTCCAAGGGCGCCCCGGGCAAGGCGCTGGCTCTGGCTCTGGCCGGCGCGGTCGGCGTGGACGACGCCGCCAAGGAACTGCTCCAGTCCATGCCCGCGATTGACGAGGCCTTGGCTCAGGCCCTGGCGGACCGGTTCCGGGGCGGGGAGGGCGCGGCCCAGTTCAACCTGCTCTTCGAGCGCCTGGCCGAACGGGTTCACGCCCACGTCGTCCGGCTGGCCGCGGAAGGCTATGGCGGCCTTGATCGCTGGGCCTCTGCATGGGAGATGCTCCAGCGTCTTCCCCGAGAGGTCGAGGCGGTCAATCTCGACCGCGCCGACGCATTCTTCACCGCCTTAGCTGAGTTGCGCGCCCTCACGCGCGCCTAA
- a CDS encoding TatD family hydrolase: MLIDSHVNLHAHQFDEDRAAVIERAWAAGIGLMVNISDKISGFAAVRAVADHPDIWCTVGTHPHEAKENPDLTPQDVMALAADPRVVGIGETGLDFHYDLSPRDIQAKVFRAHVAAARETGLPLIVHTREADEVMGAILEEEFARGPFKMLMHCYTSGAELARRAAALGAWFSVSGIATFKAAQDVRDVIADMPADRIIVETDCPYLAPVPHRGRRNEPAYLPAVLAKLAEIRGWSLDEAEQKTEDAFFALFDRIPRP; encoded by the coding sequence ATGCTGATCGACAGCCACGTCAACCTGCACGCCCACCAGTTCGACGAGGACCGGGCCGCGGTCATCGAACGCGCCTGGGCCGCCGGCATCGGCCTGATGGTGAATATCAGCGACAAGATCTCCGGCTTTGCGGCGGTCCGCGCCGTCGCCGACCATCCGGACATCTGGTGCACCGTCGGCACACATCCGCACGAGGCCAAGGAGAATCCGGACCTCACGCCGCAGGACGTCATGGCGTTGGCCGCCGATCCGCGCGTGGTCGGGATCGGCGAGACCGGCCTCGACTTCCACTATGACCTCAGCCCCCGCGACATCCAGGCCAAGGTGTTCCGGGCCCATGTGGCCGCGGCGCGCGAAACCGGCCTGCCATTGATCGTCCATACCCGCGAGGCCGACGAAGTCATGGGCGCGATCCTCGAGGAGGAGTTCGCCCGCGGCCCCTTCAAGATGCTCATGCACTGCTACACCTCCGGCGCGGAGCTCGCGCGGCGGGCGGCGGCCCTGGGCGCCTGGTTCTCGGTGTCGGGCATCGCGACCTTCAAGGCGGCGCAGGATGTTCGCGACGTGATCGCCGACATGCCGGCCGACCGGATCATCGTCGAAACCGACTGTCCCTATCTCGCTCCCGTTCCGCACCGGGGCCGGCGCAACGAGCCGGCTTATCTTCCCGCCGTGCTCGCCAAGCTCGCGGAAATCCGCGGCTGGTCGCTGGACGAGGCCGAGCAGAAGACCGAAGACGCGTTCTTCGCCCTGTTTGATCGGATTCCCCGCCCATGA
- a CDS encoding MBL fold metallo-hydrolase → MTATLEFTILGCGSSGGVPRADGDWGACDPANPKNRRRRCSLLVRRRGESPETETTLIVDTSPDLVWQTSQAGAKRLDAVLFTHDHADQTHGVDDIRAFFIRQRARIDCHMDEATAATMKSRFGYVFEGDAGYPAIGRICVLPAHGDDWRVDGPSGAVPVRTFEQDHGPVKSIGYRFGDVAYSSDVVALDDRAMEALQNLDVWIVDALRWRPHPTHAHVDLALQWADILRPRRVILTNMHVDLDFDDLASKLPPGVEPAYDGLRFEHDVGGKN, encoded by the coding sequence ATGACAGCAACCCTCGAATTCACGATCCTGGGCTGCGGCTCTTCCGGCGGGGTGCCGCGCGCGGACGGAGACTGGGGGGCCTGCGACCCGGCCAATCCGAAGAACCGCCGGCGCCGCTGCTCGCTGCTGGTGCGCCGTCGGGGCGAGAGCCCGGAAACCGAAACCACCCTGATCGTCGACACATCGCCGGATCTCGTCTGGCAGACATCTCAGGCCGGGGCCAAGCGCTTGGACGCGGTGCTGTTCACCCACGACCACGCCGACCAGACCCATGGCGTCGACGACATCCGCGCCTTCTTCATCCGCCAGCGCGCGCGGATCGACTGCCACATGGACGAGGCGACCGCCGCGACCATGAAGAGCCGCTTCGGCTACGTCTTTGAGGGAGACGCTGGATATCCCGCTATCGGCAGGATCTGCGTCTTACCTGCCCATGGTGACGATTGGCGGGTGGATGGGCCCTCCGGAGCGGTGCCTGTAAGGACTTTCGAGCAGGACCATGGGCCTGTGAAGTCTATCGGCTATCGCTTTGGCGACGTTGCTTATTCGAGCGACGTCGTTGCTCTGGACGACAGGGCGATGGAAGCCTTGCAGAATCTCGACGTTTGGATCGTCGATGCGCTGCGCTGGAGGCCGCATCCGACCCACGCTCACGTCGATTTGGCCCTTCAATGGGCAGATATCCTGCGGCCTCGGCGCGTAATCCTGACGAACATGCACGTCGATCTCGATTTCGACGACCTGGCTTCCAAGCTCCCGCCCGGTGTCGAGCCGGCCTATGACGGCCTCAGGTTCGAACATGATGTGGGTGGCAAAAATTGA
- a CDS encoding formyltransferase family protein, with protein MLNLGFLASRNGSAMRAIISAIESGDLQARPLIAVSNNRKAAALEFAAAHGVATAVIPTQADPVAADEMLAQALENAGVELVVLSGYLRRLGPRTLARYQNRILNIHPGLLPEFGGEGMYGRKVHEAVIGAGAGASGATIHLVDEIYDHGPIVDRRTVPVHAGDTPESLEARVTAMEPGFFIDTLRRIAAGDLELPS; from the coding sequence ATGCTTAATCTAGGATTTCTCGCATCTCGCAACGGCTCGGCCATGCGGGCGATCATTTCGGCCATCGAATCCGGCGACCTCCAGGCCCGTCCGCTGATCGCGGTGAGCAATAATCGAAAGGCCGCCGCCCTCGAATTCGCGGCCGCGCACGGCGTCGCCACCGCGGTGATTCCGACCCAGGCGGACCCGGTCGCCGCCGACGAGATGCTGGCGCAAGCCCTTGAAAACGCAGGTGTCGAACTCGTTGTGCTGTCGGGCTACCTGCGTCGGCTTGGGCCGCGCACCCTCGCGCGCTACCAGAACCGGATCCTGAACATCCACCCTGGCCTGCTGCCCGAATTCGGCGGCGAGGGCATGTACGGCCGCAAGGTCCACGAGGCCGTGATAGGGGCCGGCGCGGGGGCCAGCGGCGCCACGATCCACCTCGTCGACGAGATCTACGACCACGGTCCGATCGTCGACCGGCGCACGGTCCCGGTGCACGCGGGAGACACGCCCGAGAGCTTGGAAGCCCGCGTGACGGCCATGGAACCGGGGTTCTTCATCGACACTCTGAGACGTATCGCCGCGGGCGATCTGGAACTGCCAAGCTGA
- a CDS encoding cation transporter codes for MHDQSDLQRTVRLVAILNFAYFGVELAAALSIHSVSLLADSADFFEDAAVNFLIFAALGWSARKRAKVGMLLAGVLLVPAIAFVLTLVHKLQTPTPPVPEILTLTGLGAMCVNLYCAFRLARFRHHGGSLTKAAFLSARNDVLANVAIVGAGLATLATHSIWPDIVVGAGIALMNLDAAKEVLEAARDEHRQAEEAQP; via the coding sequence ATGCACGACCAAAGCGATTTGCAGCGAACGGTTCGCTTGGTCGCCATCCTCAACTTCGCGTATTTTGGCGTCGAGTTAGCCGCCGCTCTGTCGATTCACAGCGTCTCGCTGCTCGCCGACAGCGCCGATTTCTTCGAAGACGCGGCGGTGAATTTCCTGATCTTCGCCGCGCTTGGATGGAGCGCCCGCAAGCGGGCCAAAGTCGGCATGCTGCTGGCTGGGGTGCTTCTGGTTCCGGCTATCGCCTTCGTCCTGACGCTCGTGCACAAGCTCCAGACGCCGACCCCGCCAGTCCCCGAAATCCTTACCCTGACCGGTCTTGGGGCGATGTGCGTCAACCTCTACTGCGCGTTCAGGCTGGCCAGGTTCCGGCATCATGGCGGCAGCCTGACCAAGGCGGCCTTCCTCTCGGCCCGCAACGACGTGCTGGCCAATGTGGCGATCGTCGGCGCCGGGCTTGCGACCTTGGCGACCCACTCGATCTGGCCGGACATCGTCGTCGGGGCCGGGATCGCCCTCATGAATCTCGACGCCGCCAAGGAGGTGCTCGAAGCGGCCCGTGACGAGCACCGGCAGGCCGAGGAAGCACAGCCCTAG
- a CDS encoding cytochrome b: MSLINTRQAYGWIAIALHWVSAVGVITLYLLGEQMEEATTRPDQIAAQATHVSVGLLFITFLATRLFWSFSQPHPESLERNLWLRRLGTAVHVVFLLMVLALIVSGPLTVLSTGRPLAVFDWFAIPNPFGRVGWLHEAGEVVHKAAAKLFWPLIALHVGGALKHLVVDRDRTLVRMLWARS; this comes from the coding sequence ATGTCGCTGATCAATACCCGCCAGGCCTATGGCTGGATCGCGATCGCTCTTCATTGGGTTTCGGCCGTCGGGGTGATCACGCTCTACCTGCTCGGAGAGCAGATGGAGGAAGCCACGACTCGGCCGGACCAGATCGCTGCGCAGGCGACCCACGTGTCGGTCGGACTGTTGTTCATCACCTTCCTTGCGACGCGCCTCTTCTGGAGCTTTTCGCAGCCGCATCCGGAATCGCTCGAACGCAACCTGTGGCTCCGCCGCCTGGGAACCGCGGTGCACGTCGTCTTCCTGCTGATGGTCCTGGCCCTCATCGTGAGCGGCCCGCTCACCGTGCTGTCGACGGGGCGGCCGCTCGCCGTCTTCGATTGGTTCGCCATCCCGAATCCATTCGGGCGCGTCGGCTGGCTGCATGAGGCGGGTGAGGTGGTCCACAAGGCGGCCGCCAAGCTCTTCTGGCCGCTGATCGCCCTGCATGTGGGCGGCGCGCTCAAGCATCTGGTGGTCGATCGCGACCGGACGCTGGTGCGGATGCTCTGGGCCCGCAGCTAG